The following coding sequences lie in one Miscanthus floridulus cultivar M001 chromosome 9, ASM1932011v1, whole genome shotgun sequence genomic window:
- the LOC136480659 gene encoding UPF0481 protein At3g47200-like: MADGYGAITPARQRLSQTAVVVHDHDAIEDGTVQDSGTMESMAIRVHFLNKSILRFPSNLQRIAAAKDYIAPRTVALGPYYHGFAELQAMEEVKRTAVDFFFQGLVAPETTESAYQKMVPIARHVRGWYAAADAGAVVVAGTGTAVSADEFATMMFVDGCFLVQFIDTMLRSRVEETAASPLRSMMQPHLLGILRDIMLLENQIPWPVTEFFMRLQGLQMKQIIALLISWGLEGRVWRDSQEPLSLVDIDERYNPLHLLGLIRFYKVGSGSGSCGGCVKRNNGEGFSGKAVPISTSAAELAEMGIKLRASENKTKLSDMNLMKGPLFATLSLPPLYVDSLTANWLVNMAVFEMCSEASSTDEYSVNSYLSVLSLLMNQENDVRELRVKHMVHGFFGDQQTLEFFKILTPILYPGQAYIRIIVDLETYRQKRRAWIAVYSFLYNNAKTIATVLSIVGVLVGIFKALLSLKKHQM, from the coding sequence ATGGCAGATGGCTATGGTGCCATCACCCCAGCCAGGCAACGTCTGTCTCAAACCGCGGTGGTGGTCCATGACCATGACGCCATCGAAGACGGCACAGTGCAGGATAGCGGAACCATGGAGAGCATGGCAATTCGAGTTCACTTCTTGAACAAGTCCATCCTCAGGTTTCCTTCCAACCTACAAAGGATCGCTGCAGCCAAGGACTACATCGCCCCGAGGACAGTGGCTCTTGGTCCTTACTACCATGGCTTCGCCGAGCTCCAGGCGATGGAGGAAGTGAAGCGCACGGCCGTCGACTTCTTCTTCCAGGGGTTGGTGGCTCCCGAGACGACGGAGTCAGCCTACCAGAAGATGGTTCCCATCGCACGCCATGTCCGTGGCTGGTACGCTGCCGCCGACGCCGGTGCTGTCGTCGTTGCAGGTACCGGCACCGCTGTTTCTGCTGACGAGTTTGCTACCATGATGTTCGTCGATGGCTGCTTTCTGGTGCAGTTCATAGACACCATGCTCCGCAGTAGAGTAGAAGAGACAGCTGCTTCTCCACTGAGGAGCATGATGCAGCCGCACCTGCTGGGCATACTGAGGGACATTATGCTGCTCGAGAACCAGATCCCATGGCCGGTGACGGAGTTCTTCATGCGCCTGCAGGGCCTTCAGATGAAACAAATTATAGCGTTACTGATCTCATGGGGCCTCGAGGGCAGAGTGTGGCGGGACTCACAGGAGCCATTGTCTTTGGTTGACATCGACGAGAGGTACAATCCGTTGCATCTCCTTGGCCTCATCCGCTTCTACAAAGTGGGCAGCGGCAGTGGCTCTTGCGGTGGCTGCGTCAAGAGGAATAATGGAGAGGGCTTCTCTGGCAAAGCTGTGCCAATATCCACCAGTGCGGCGGAGCTGGCCGAGATGGGCATCAAGCTGAGAGCCAGCGAGAACAAGACGAAGCTATCGGATATGAACCTCATGAAAGGCCCCTTGTTCGCCACGCTCTCCCTGCCGCCGCTGTACGTGGATAGCCTCACTGCTAACTGGCTCGTCAACATGGCGGTGTTCGAGATGTGCTCGGAGGCGAGCTCCACCGACGAGTACTCCGTCAACTCGTACCTCTCCGTCCTGTCTCTGCTGATGAACCAGGAGAACGACGTGCGTGAGCTGCGCGTCAAGCACATGGTGCACGGCTTCTTCGGCGACCAGCAGACCCTGGAGTTCTTCAAGATCCTCACCCCGATTCTGTACCCAGGCCAGGCCTACATTCGAATCATCGTGGATCTTGAGACGTACAGGCAGAAGCGGCGTGCATGGATAGCCGTCTACAGCTTCCTCTACAACAACGCCAAGACCATTGCGACGGTGTTGTCCATCGTCGGGGTGCTGGTGGGCATCTTCAAGGCGCTCCTCTCACTCAAGAAACACCAGATGTGA